A segment of the Leclercia adecarboxylata genome:
AGTGAGCAACGCCCCACCCATGATCTGGACTTCGAACCGATTAAAAAACTGGAAAACAGCCCGCCTCCGCCGGCTGAACCTAAAGTCACCTCTATACGTAAAACGGGGAGCCTGCTGGACAAAGCGAAGGACGCCTTCCAGCTGATTCAGCAGCAGCCGGTCATTGCCCACCTGCTGCGTGCCACCGAGCGGTTTAACGATCGACTGGGCAATCAGTTTGGCGCGGCGATCACCTACTTCTCATTTTTGTCGATGATCCCCATCCTGATGCTCTCTTTTGCCGCGGCGGGTTTCATTCTGGTGTCGCACCCGACCCTGCTGCAGGACATCTTCGGTAAAATTCTGCAGAACGTCAGCGATCCAACGCTGGCGGCCACCCTGAAAAGCACCATCAGCACCGCCGTACAGCAGCGTACCACCGTGGGGATTGTCGGGCTGTTTGTGGCGCTCTACTCCGGCATTAACTGGATGGGCAACCTGCGGGAAGCGATCCGCGCCCAGTCGCGTGACGTCTGGGAGCGTAAACCGCAGGATGAGGAGAAAATCTGGATCAAGTATTTCCGCGATTTCGTTTCGCTGATTGGCCTGCTGGTGGCGCTGATTATCACCCTCTCCATCACCTCTGCGGCAGGCGCAGCGCAGCAGATGATTATCTCTGCGCTTTATCTCGATACCATCGAGTGGCTGAAGCCCGTCTGGCATCTGGTGGGGCTGGCGATCTCGATGCTGGCGAACTATCTGCTGTTCTTCTGGATCTTCTGGCGTCTGCCGCGCCACCGGCCGCGGCGCAAAGCGCTGATCCGTGGCACCTTCATTGCCGCGATTGGTTTTGAGGTGATCAAAATTGTCATGACCTACACCCTTCCGTCGCTGGTGTCTTCTCCTTCCGGGGCGGCATTCGGCTCCGTGCTGGGGTTGATGGCCTTCTTCTACTTCTTCGCCAGGCTGACGCTGTTCTGCGCGGCGTGGATCGCCACCGCCCAGTACCCGGATGACCGGAGAATGCCCGGCAAAACACACCGTTAAGCACCTCATCGGGCTGGATAAGAACGCAATATTTCAGCCCGATTCATCATTTCAGCATATAAATCCAGCCTGTAACTTTTATTTAACCAAAAACCAGTTTTATCCTCTAAGTATTAATTTCTGTGAAGCATTTCATAGATGTGAATTTCCAGGTCTGAAAATTATTCACTTTTTGCCGGCTTTTTCGCCATTCGCTGCGTTTGTTACAGATTGAAATGTCGCTTTTGCTGTGCGTAATATGGCCTTTCGTTCGCCAAAAATAAGAAAAGTTTATGCAAGCCACAGCCACAACACTCAATTCAGAGCAGGAAAACGCCCCGGTTAACTCGCGCAATAAAGTCGTCGTCGCATCGCTGATTGGCACCGCCATCGAATTCTTCGACTTCTATATTTACGCGACCGCTGCGGTCATCGTTTTCCCGCATATCTTCTTCCCGCAGGGCGACCCGACGGCGGCTACCCTGCAGTCGCTGGCGACCTTCGCCATCGCCTTTATCGCACGTCCTATTGGTTCAGCGCTGTTCGGCCACTTCGGCGATCGCGTCGGGCGTAAGGTGACGCTGGTCGCCTCGCTGCTGACCATGGGGATCTCTACTGTCGCCATCGGCTTGCTGCCGACCTACGAAACCATCGGTATTCTGGCTCCGCTGCTGCTGGCGCTGGCCCGTTTTGGTCAGGGTCTGGGTCTGGGCGGTGAATGGGGCGGCGCGGCACTGCTGGCCACCGAGAATGCGCCACCGCGCAAGCGCGCGCTGTACGGCTCCTTCCCGCAGCTGGGCGCGCCGATTGGCTTCTTCTTTGCCAACGGCACCTTCCTGCTGCTCTCCTGGCTGCTGACCGACGAGCAGTTCATGACCTGGGGCTGGCGTATTCCGTTTATCTTCTCGGCGGTGCTGGTGCTGATCGGCCTGTATGTGCGCGTCTCCCTGCATGAGACCCCGGTGTTCGCCAAAGTGGCCGCCGCGAAGAAACAGGTAAAAATCCCGCTCGGCACGCTGCTGACCAAACACGTCCGCGTGACGGTGCTCGGTACCTTCATCATGCTGGCGACCTATACGCTGTTCTACATCATGACCGTCTACTCCATGACCTTCAGTACCACCGCTGCGCCTGTGGGTCTGGGTCTGCCGCGTAACGAAGTGCTGTGGATGCTGATGATGGCGGTGATTGGTTTTGGCGTGATGGTGCCGATTGCCGGGCTGCTGGCTGACCGCTTTGGTCGTCGCCCGAGCATGATCGTTATCACTTCATTGATCATTCTGTTTGCGCTGTTCGTCTTCCCGCCGCTGCTGGGTTCCGGTAACCCGGCGCTGGTGATGGCTTATCTGCTGATTGGTCTGAGCCTGATGGGACTGACGTTCGGTCCGATGGGCGCGCTGCTGCCAGAGCTGTTTCCGACCGAAGTACGTTATACCGGAGCGTCATTCTCCTATAACGTCTCCTCGATTCTGGGGGCCTCTGTAGCGCCGTATATCGCCACCTGGCTGCAGGCGAACTACGGTCTGGCGTATGTCGGGTTCTACCTGGCGGCAATGGCGGCGCTGACGCTGATTGCCCTGCTGCTGACCCACGAGACCCGCCATCAATCATTGTAATTCAAACTACCCTCTCCCAAAGGGAGAGGGTGAATAACACCCAGGCCCGGCAAGCAATACGCCGCCGGGCAAATCCCCGCTCTATTTCTTCATCTGCGACAGAATCACCTGACACTGATTGGCCTGCCCCTCTGACGGGGAAATGAGCGCCAGCAGTGCTGCCGCTGGCGTCACCAGCGTTGCCAGCGCCGCAGCCACCGCACCACGCGCAATCAACGGTCCCGCCTTCACTCCCGCATCCGGATCTTTAAAGCTACCGCGTACGTACAACGGCGAGCGCAGCGTCACGATGCGAATGCCTTTACTTTCAGGGTTAATCGTCAGATCCAGCTGCTCAGAAGCCATGCTGGCCGTGCCGGTAATGTTGATCACCGCATTTTCAGTATCAAAAGCAAAAATCTGCGGACGGGCAACGCCGTTGACCAGGTCGATATTGGCCGCCGCACAGTTGACCCTCACCTCATCGTCACCAAAAATCTGCCCGACCAGGAAGTTGCCAACGTTAAGCCCGAGGATCTCCATCAGGTTGCGGCTGACCAGCCCATCGTTCATCAGCAGCTTCAGGTTACCGTTACCGTTGCCCAGCAGGGCCGCCACGGAGTTACCCGTGCCACGGATGGTCGCATCGCCGTTCATCTCCCCGAGGGTTTTTTGCATCAGCTCCACATCGGGCATCAGCTGTTTAAGCTTCAGCCGGCGGGCCTGGATCTCCGCCTGGCCGCGCATCGGTTTCTTGTCACCTTCCAGCTTGATGTTGGCCGAGATCGTCCCGCCCGCCATGCCAAATTTCAGCGGCTTCAGCTGCAGGTCAGCATTTTTGAGAATGATATGGGTCGAGAGATCGCTGAGCGGCAGGCTGCTGCCGTGCTCGATTCGACGCCCCTTGAAGCGCACGTCGGCATCCATCACATCCCATTTATCGGTTTCGAAGCGGTCGTTAGGCAGCACTTTCCCTGACGGCGGTGCCTCCTTTCTCACCTTCTGCGCCTTGGTGCCTTTGCCGGAGTCAACGCCAATCAGCGGCCCCAGATCGGCCAGCCTCAGCTGCCGGGACTCCATGTCGCCTTCCAGCTTCGGCCGTGGTTTACCGGTGCTGTAGGTCAGCGAGCCATGAATATCGCTGTCACCGATCCGGCCATTGAAGTCGCGGTAGTCATAGACGGACGATTTTTCAGGGTCGATTTTTGCCACCAGATGGCCGTCGGTTTCAAACGGTGGTGTATCCGGGAGCAGTACCCCGGTCAGTTCGTACAGTTCGCCCAGCGAATCCCCGGAGAATTTGAGGCGCAGATCGACCCCGCCCATCTTCATGGGATCGCTCACCGTGCCGACAAAGGCCACCCGGGTGTTGCCGGAGCGGAAATCGGCCTGCACCGGGAAGGGAGTGCCTTCGCTGCGCAGGGCCAGCATGCCGCCAATTTTGCCGCTACCTTTCAGAGGCTGATCGTTGTAACGCCCCTCGGCTTTCAGGCCAAAGACGTAATCGCCCACTTTGCCTTTATCATCTTTGCCCTTCGCGCCGGTGACTTCGCTAAAAGGCAGCGCTTTACCCAGCGGATCGACGAAGATTTCGAGGTTGGCTTTGCTCACCGTATCGTCAATGGTGACGCGCCCGCGATCGAAAATAATGTTGTCGAGACGGAACGACCAGGACGAGGGTTTAGCTGCGGCCTCTTTGTCTTTGCTATCGGCAAAATCAAAGGTCCAGTTGTTGGTCTTTTCCGACAGGCGGATCAGCCGGGCATCGGGCTTCTGGAGTTTGATCCACGGCAGATAGACCGTTTTGGTCAGCAGCGACAGCGGGGCCAGCGTGGCTTCGACGCGCGGCAGATGCACCATAGTGATTTCAGGAATATCGGGTGGGTTGCCGAGAATAACGTCGTCGGCATGCACGTGTGGCCATGGGACCCAGCTGCGCCAGCCCGTTTCGCCCTTCTGGCGCTCCCATACAACGCCCAGATCGCCGCGAATGGCGAATGGACGGTTGAGTTCAGTCGAGACTTTCTGGTTGATGGTCGGTTTGAGGCGGTTCCAGTCAAATGTCGCGATCACGACAATAAGCACCACAATCAGCAACAAGAAGACCCCCCCGGACCAGGTGATAATCTTCGCTGTTTTTGTCATCCCATATTTCCCTTTTTACCTTGCCAGTCATGAATATAGTTCAGACAAGCAAAAAAGGGGCGGCAGCGTCCGGTAATAACGCGTTAACCACGCGCTATTATGGGAAGCAGCCAGGGATTACAGAGTGATGATAACGTTGTCGAGCGTCTCCATCGGTACCGGACGGGAAAGGAAATAGCCCTGCGCGGCGGCGGCGGGTGAGTTTTGCACATCGCGCCACTCTTCCAGCGTCTCGACACCTTCGACAATCACGCCCTGGCAGTAGCGGTTCATGAGCTGTAATAACAGCGTGAACAGGTTGCGGCCTTCCGGGGTCTGACGCAGCATAATGAACAGGTCCCGCGCCACTTTGATGTAGTCGTAACGCACTTCGCTCAGGGCGGAGAAGTTCGCCATGCCGGTGCCAAAGTCGTCCAGCCACAGGGGGCCAAATTCGCACATGGTGGCAAACGAGGAGTCCTGCGGCAGACGCACGTGCTCCACCAGCTCAAAGCGCAGCCACGGCAGCTGTTGAATCAGCTTCTGCAGGCTCTCATCCTGACGCACCGCCAGCAGGGTTGGACCATCAACGTTGACCGAGGCCAGAATGCTGTTGTCAGCGAAGAAGTCCTGTTTTGCCGTCAGCATGCTGAGCTGCTCTTCAAGGATATCCAGGCGGTGGCGCACCGGCAGTTCCGCAAAATAGCGATCCGGAGCGATCCGCTGTGCCGGGTTGGAGGGATGGGTCACGACGGTCAGGATCTCGATCGCCATCAGTTTACCGTCGGTGCGGTAAATGGGCTGATAAGTATAAGCACGCTGACATTGCAGCCAGTAGCGATGTTCCTGCAAGTTCTCAATACTTGCCTCAGGGATGCTCAGCAGCTGGATGTCCTGCCTTAACTTCATTTCAGATATCCTGTTGAATAGGGAAGAGCCTGTCGGGACTGGTCAAAGGATTATCGGCCCGGGCTAAGAGAACTTTATGTTCGGTTGCGGACGAATATTAAAATCTGGGATCTGAAACTTCCCCGAAACTTGTCCGGGTTCAAAAAAATAATGGAACGTCGTTTTAATACAGTTGACCGCTCCCGGGCTGCAGCGCACACTAGCGCTAATTTAACTGTTCAGGTTCACGACTATGTCTAAGAAAATTGCCGTGATCGGCGAATGTATGATCGAACTGTCCCAGAAAGGCGCGGAAGTGAACCGTGGCTTTGGTGGCGATACCTTAAACACCTCGGTGTATATTGCCCGTCAGGTTGATGCTGATGCGCTGGCGGTCAACTATGTGACTGCCCTGGGCACGGATAATTTCAGCCAGCAGATGCTGGACGCCTGGC
Coding sequences within it:
- the yhjD gene encoding inner membrane protein YhjD translates to MTPENSEQRPTHDLDFEPIKKLENSPPPPAEPKVTSIRKTGSLLDKAKDAFQLIQQQPVIAHLLRATERFNDRLGNQFGAAITYFSFLSMIPILMLSFAAAGFILVSHPTLLQDIFGKILQNVSDPTLAATLKSTISTAVQQRTTVGIVGLFVALYSGINWMGNLREAIRAQSRDVWERKPQDEEKIWIKYFRDFVSLIGLLVALIITLSITSAAGAAQQMIISALYLDTIEWLKPVWHLVGLAISMLANYLLFFWIFWRLPRHRPRRKALIRGTFIAAIGFEVIKIVMTYTLPSLVSSPSGAAFGSVLGLMAFFYFFARLTLFCAAWIATAQYPDDRRMPGKTHR
- a CDS encoding AsmA family protein, which gives rise to MTKTAKIITWSGGVFLLLIVVLIVVIATFDWNRLKPTINQKVSTELNRPFAIRGDLGVVWERQKGETGWRSWVPWPHVHADDVILGNPPDIPEITMVHLPRVEATLAPLSLLTKTVYLPWIKLQKPDARLIRLSEKTNNWTFDFADSKDKEAAAKPSSWSFRLDNIIFDRGRVTIDDTVSKANLEIFVDPLGKALPFSEVTGAKGKDDKGKVGDYVFGLKAEGRYNDQPLKGSGKIGGMLALRSEGTPFPVQADFRSGNTRVAFVGTVSDPMKMGGVDLRLKFSGDSLGELYELTGVLLPDTPPFETDGHLVAKIDPEKSSVYDYRDFNGRIGDSDIHGSLTYSTGKPRPKLEGDMESRQLRLADLGPLIGVDSGKGTKAQKVRKEAPPSGKVLPNDRFETDKWDVMDADVRFKGRRIEHGSSLPLSDLSTHIILKNADLQLKPLKFGMAGGTISANIKLEGDKKPMRGQAEIQARRLKLKQLMPDVELMQKTLGEMNGDATIRGTGNSVAALLGNGNGNLKLLMNDGLVSRNLMEILGLNVGNFLVGQIFGDDEVRVNCAAANIDLVNGVARPQIFAFDTENAVINITGTASMASEQLDLTINPESKGIRIVTLRSPLYVRGSFKDPDAGVKAGPLIARGAVAAALATLVTPAAALLALISPSEGQANQCQVILSQMKK
- a CDS encoding MFS transporter; protein product: MQATATTLNSEQENAPVNSRNKVVVASLIGTAIEFFDFYIYATAAVIVFPHIFFPQGDPTAATLQSLATFAIAFIARPIGSALFGHFGDRVGRKVTLVASLLTMGISTVAIGLLPTYETIGILAPLLLALARFGQGLGLGGEWGGAALLATENAPPRKRALYGSFPQLGAPIGFFFANGTFLLLSWLLTDEQFMTWGWRIPFIFSAVLVLIGLYVRVSLHETPVFAKVAAAKKQVKIPLGTLLTKHVRVTVLGTFIMLATYTLFYIMTVYSMTFSTTAAPVGLGLPRNEVLWMLMMAVIGFGVMVPIAGLLADRFGRRPSMIVITSLIILFALFVFPPLLGSGNPALVMAYLLIGLSLMGLTFGPMGALLPELFPTEVRYTGASFSYNVSSILGASVAPYIATWLQANYGLAYVGFYLAAMAALTLIALLLTHETRHQSL
- the pdeH gene encoding cyclic-guanylate-specific phosphodiesterase is translated as MKLRQDIQLLSIPEASIENLQEHRYWLQCQRAYTYQPIYRTDGKLMAIEILTVVTHPSNPAQRIAPDRYFAELPVRHRLDILEEQLSMLTAKQDFFADNSILASVNVDGPTLLAVRQDESLQKLIQQLPWLRFELVEHVRLPQDSSFATMCEFGPLWLDDFGTGMANFSALSEVRYDYIKVARDLFIMLRQTPEGRNLFTLLLQLMNRYCQGVIVEGVETLEEWRDVQNSPAAAAQGYFLSRPVPMETLDNVIITL